ATATGACTTATGTTGATGCAAGTGGGGAAAAGAAACGTCCTTATATTATTCATAGAACCAGTATCGGCTGTTATGAGAGAACTCTGGCATGGCTGATAGAGAAATATGCCGGAATGCTACCTACTTGGTTGTGTCCTGAACAGGTAAGAATACTGCCTATTTCAGAAAAATATCATGACTATGCCAATAAGGTAAAAGAAGAACTTCAAAATAACAATGTTCTTGTTACCGTAGATGAGAGGGCTGAAAAGATAGGATACAAGATTAGGGAAGCAAGATTGGACCGTGTCCCATATATGCTAATAGTTGGTCAGAACGAAGAAGAAAATGGACTTGTAGCTATAAGAAGCCGTTATCTTGGGGATGAAGGCCAGAAGCCTTTAGATACATTTATCAATGATATATGTAAGGAAATTAGAACTAAAGAAATAAGAAAAATTGAACAAACTCCTACTAAGGAGTAAATAAACTTTCCGGGTTAGAGTGAGTACTATCTCCTCTGACCCGGTTTTTAATTAAAAAAATGTTTATATTTACAATTAGATAATTCTGTATTATAATACCAAATAGTGGTATTTAAAAATATGTTTTTTTATATAGATAAAGAGGCTGAATTTAAAATGAATACATATATATTATTAGATGCTTTTCATGGAACGGATCTAAGTAATGCAGAAAGTATAATGAAATCCGGATTTAAATGCAGACCTAATAAACATCATTGGCTTGGTAATGGTATATACTTTTATATGGATTATTCTTTAGCTAAGTGGTGGACTACAAATCCATCAAGTAAATTTGGAGTAAAAATTAAAAATCCGGCTATAATAAAATGTAAAATTTATGTTAAAAATGATAATTTACTTGATTTACGACGATTAAAAGATTATACTAAATTTGTAGAAATTTATAGAAATGAGTTTTTACCATTTCTATTTTGTGGCGAATTAAGTTCTTTAAGTGAAGATACCATCGATACAAGAACTTTACGTTGTACTTATTGTGATTATTTAAATTTAAAATATAATTATAAAGTTATCATCGGTACCTTCTATCTTCCTACTCAACCATATATGCCAACCGATTATGGTAAATTTTTTGATACCTTTAACATATCTTATATTGAAAGTCAAATTTGCGTATTTGATTCAAATACCATATCAAGTATGGAATTGGTTTCTATAGATCGGAGATGATATTATGATTAATAAAAGAAAAATCAGTAGTGAGAAAGCTTTTAAGGAAGCATGCAAAAGAAATGGTCTCAGTTATAAGAAACATAACAAGGGAACAAAGACCGATAGTATTAAATTGGTTGATGAGGAAGGCAACAGTTTTTACCTTAATAATGACTTAACTATTAAAAAGTGCAGTTTAGAGGATGATAACGAATTAGCAGTAGCCAGGGAGGGTATATTAAGAGGAGGAAAAGTCTGTAAAAGATTAAAGTCATCTTATAAAATTCAAAAAGGGCTGCAAAAAGCATAGTTTGCTATTACCGTCAATCTTTAAAAAGGCTGACGGTAATTCTATTTTTAGGGTAATGCTTTTTTCTTCTCTTTATAGTATAATATTTTATATTTATACAAGAAGGAATAGATTCCCAAGCTAATAATAATTACAAGGAATAATTTAGGAAAGGGGCCATTTTAATGAATAATTATCATATTGACACTAAATGCATCCAATCAGGATATGAGCCAAAAAACGGAGAGGCCAGAGTACTTCCCATATATCAAAGTACTACATATAAATATGATTCCAGTGAGCATGTAGCTAAACTTTTTGATCTGGAAGAGGAGGGCTTTTTTTATACAAGACTTGCTAATCCTACAGTGGATTGTGTAGAAAGAAAAATTGCCGACTTAGAAGGCGGTATTGCTGCAATGTGTACTTCTTCAGGACAAGCTGCCACCATGGTTGCAATTCTAAATATATGTAATGTGGGCGATCATATAATCTCTTCCAGTAACATATATGGGGGAACCATGAATCTACTGGCGGTTACATTAAAGAAAATGGGGATTGAATGTACATTTGTTGATCCCGATGCTTCCATAGAAGAGCTTCAAGGGCTAGTAAAAGATAATACCAAACTGGTTTTTGCTGAAACCATAGCCAATCCATCCTTAGTAGTAGCTGATTTGGAGAAGTTAGCTAAGTTTGCCCATTCCAATGATTTGCCCTTAATTGTAGATAACACCTTTGCAACACCTATTAATTGTAGACCTATTGAACACGGAGCAGATATAGTTCTTCATTCAACATCCAAATATATGGATGGTCACGCTGTGGCCCTGGGAGGTGTAATTGTAGACAGTGGTAATTTTAACTGGGATAATGGTAAATTTCCCGGATTATCTACACCTGATGAATCATATCATGGTATGGTTTATACAAGAGATTGCGGCAGGGCAGCCTATATTACTAAGGCAAGGGTACAGCTTATGAGAGACATGGGTATGGCACCATCACCAAACAATGCATTTTTGTTAAATTTGGGTCTGGAAACTTTACACCTTAGAATGGAGCGCCATTGTAGTAATGCTATGAAGGTGGCAGAGTACCTTGAGCAGCATAATCAGGTGCTTTGGGTTAATTTTCCTGGACTTAAGAGTAATAAATATTACGATTTGGCTAAGAAGTATCTGCCTAAGGGAGTTTGTGGCGTAATTTCATTTGGTATAAAAGGAGGCAGACAAGCTGCTGTTAAGTTTATGGATAGTCTAAAACTTGCTTCTATTGTGGTACATGTAGCGGATGCCAGAACCAGTGTTCTGCACCCAGCCAGCACCACCCATAGACAGCTTAATGATCAGCAGTTAGCTGACTGTGGCATTTCTCCGGAGATGATACGCATGTCTATAGGAATTGAGAATGTTGATGATATTCTTAATGATATTGAACAGGCATTTAGAAATATATAATATATCAATATAGCATTTAGTATTACAAGGGCTGTTAAGAAATTGTCTTATCCTGAAGTAAATTTATGTGGATAGCAATCATTAACAGTCTTTTTTGTTAATATATGTTTATGTTATAATTATATATAATAGTACTAAATTTGGACATTTTATTTTTGGGAGGTGACTAC
This genomic interval from Herbinix luporum contains the following:
- a CDS encoding O-acetylhomoserine aminocarboxypropyltransferase/cysteine synthase family protein; this translates as MNNYHIDTKCIQSGYEPKNGEARVLPIYQSTTYKYDSSEHVAKLFDLEEEGFFYTRLANPTVDCVERKIADLEGGIAAMCTSSGQAATMVAILNICNVGDHIISSSNIYGGTMNLLAVTLKKMGIECTFVDPDASIEELQGLVKDNTKLVFAETIANPSLVVADLEKLAKFAHSNDLPLIVDNTFATPINCRPIEHGADIVLHSTSKYMDGHAVALGGVIVDSGNFNWDNGKFPGLSTPDESYHGMVYTRDCGRAAYITKARVQLMRDMGMAPSPNNAFLLNLGLETLHLRMERHCSNAMKVAEYLEQHNQVLWVNFPGLKSNKYYDLAKKYLPKGVCGVISFGIKGGRQAAVKFMDSLKLASIVVHVADARTSVLHPASTTHRQLNDQQLADCGISPEMIRMSIGIENVDDILNDIEQAFRNI
- a CDS encoding poly(ADP-ribose) polymerase family protein codes for the protein MNTYILLDAFHGTDLSNAESIMKSGFKCRPNKHHWLGNGIYFYMDYSLAKWWTTNPSSKFGVKIKNPAIIKCKIYVKNDNLLDLRRLKDYTKFVEIYRNEFLPFLFCGELSSLSEDTIDTRTLRCTYCDYLNLKYNYKVIIGTFYLPTQPYMPTDYGKFFDTFNISYIESQICVFDSNTISSMELVSIDRR